The following proteins are co-located in the Manihot esculenta cultivar AM560-2 chromosome 9, M.esculenta_v8, whole genome shotgun sequence genome:
- the LOC110623465 gene encoding calmodulin-7 → MADQLTDDQISEFKEAFSLFDKDGDGCITTKELGTVMRSLGQNPTEAELQDMINEVDADGNGTIDFPEFLNLMARKMKDTDSEEELKEAFRVFDKDQNGFISAAELRHVMTNLGEKLTDEEVDEMIREADVDGDGQINYEEFVKVMMAK, encoded by the exons ATGGCAGATCAACTTACCGATGATCAGATCTCCGAATTCAAGGAAGCCTTCAGCTTGTTCGACAAAGATGGAGATG GTTGCATTACCACAAAGGAGCTTGGGACCGTGATGAGATCGCTGGGACAGAACCCAACTGAGGCAGAGCTCCAGGACATGATTAATGAAGTTGATGCTGATGGGAATGGAACTATTGATTTCCCTGAGTTTCTCAATCTCATGGCCAGGAAGATGAAAGACACGGACTCCGAGGAGGAGCTGAAAGAGGCCTTCAGAGTTTTTGACAAGGATCAGAATGGTTTTATTTCTGCTGCTGAGCTACGCCATGTGATGACAAACCTCGGCGAGAAGCTTACAGATGAAGAAGTTGATGAAATGATAAGGGAGGCAGATGTTGATGGTGATGGCCAGATAAATTATGAGGAATTTGTCAAAGTCATGATGGCAAAGTGA